In the Bacillus sp. FJAT-42376 genome, GAAAAAAAATGGGGCTTCTGGCTTCTGTCTGCTTTCGTTATCGGAAATATGGTGGGCTCCGGTATTTTCATGCTTCCAAGCACATTAGCCCAAATGGCCAGTCCGCTGGGAGTCGCCGCTGCCTGGCTCGTTACAGGTTTTGGCGTTCTGATGATCGCTCTTGTATTCGGTAATCTTTCCATAAGGAAACCGGAACTTACCGGTGGCCCGCAAAGTTACGCAAAAGCTATGTTCAGATCTGAAAAGGCCGGAAAAATGGCCGGATTCAGCATGGTATGGGGCTATTGGGTGGCAAACTGGATCAGCAACGTGGCCATTATTACAAGCTTTGCAGGCTATTTATCCACATTTTTGCCCATTATGAAGGATTCAACCGTTCTTTTCACCATCGGACCGCAGGATTTTGAAAAAGGAAGACTGCTTACATTTGCCGTATGTACCATTTTACTTTGGGGCACTCATACCATTCTTGTTAACAACTTAAACGCAGCCGGCCGCCTTAACTTCGCAGCCACTGCTTCAAAAGTGATTGGGTTCATGCTTTTTATCGGAGCTGCATTGTTTGCTTTTCAAGGAGCATCTACAGGCCAATGGTATTTTGATGTACAATCAGCTTCCGGGGAACCTCAGGGACTATTCAAGCAAGTTCAGCTGGCAGCCGTATCCACCCTCTGGGCTTTCGTAGGGATTGAATCAGCAGTTATTCTTTCAGGCCGTGCCCGTTCACAGGCGGATGTGAAGAAGGCAACAATTTTCGGACTGATTGTGGCTTTATCTATTTACATGATTACAACATTGCTGACAATGGGTGTTATTCCAAAAGACGAATTGATGCAATCCGATAAACCGTTTGTGGATGTATTGGCTCTATTTCTTGGAAACGGCGGCGGAATTGCAATGGCGATTCTTGCGTTAATCTCTTTGTTTGGCTCCACTTTAGGTTGGATTCTCATGAGTTCTGAAGTGGCTTACCAGGCTGCAAAATCAGGCATCTTCCCAAAGGTATTCGGAAAAAACAATAAAAAAGGCAGCCCTGTAGTTTCACTAACCATTACAAACATCATGTCGCAGCTTTTCATTTTTTCGGTTATTTCCGGAACGATCAGTGAAGCCTATACATTCTTAACAACTTCGGCCACACTTGCCTATTTAATCCCTTATCTCGTCTCGTCCGTCTATTATTTGAAACTTGTACTAAAAGGCGAGTCATTCAATGAAATAAAGGGGTCAAGAGTAAAAGAGGGAATCATTGCTTCTCTTGCTCTGCTGTACAGTATCTACGTGATTGTGTCAGGAACATCCGACCTTACTACATTCTTCCTCGGAATTGGGTTATTCCTTGTAGGATTTATCGTTTACCCGCTGCTAAACCGCGGAAAAGCAAACAGGCCTCTTAAGACGGATTCATGACAAGTAAAAGAATAAAGGAGCTGTCCAGGAGTCTCACGCCTTCCGCTTCAATCGACAGGGATTAAAAATTCAACAACATGCTTTAACATAGCGAAGAAAAAAACCGAACGATTATTTGAAACTTTGGTATAGAGCTTCGTAATCGTTCGGTTTTATTGTTTTTTATGCTTTTTTCAAAAGCGCTGTTAAACTTGGCTGTTGATTGCAGCTAGCAGTCGTTCGCTTATCCTTAGGCTGGCGGTGAGCCTCCTCCTGGCTTCGCCGCTGCGGGGTCTCACCTGTCCCGCTGCTCTAAGCAGGAGTCTCACGCCTTCCGCTCCTTAAAAATTAACAACATGCTTTAACATCGCCTTTTCAAAAGAAATATTCGGCTTAAAGACAACAATTTTAGTTATGTCCCAGCCTCTTCCTTTATCTGATTTCCGGAGAAAAACGTTTTGACAAGGGTAGGGGTTAAGCCAAAGACCCGGAAATTTTAAAAAACAGGCAGCCATTCATGAAGCAAATGGCTGCCTGTTTTGTATGTTGTGCAAAAACCGAATCTGTAATTTTTATGCTGTTCTTTTTGCTTCTTCCAAAGGAACAGGCTTATATTCGCCTTCCCATTTTGAAATAACAACAGCGGCTAAAGAGTTTCCGATAATATTGACCACTGTCCGCCCCATATCCAGAAGACGGTCAATCCCAGCGATAAAGGCCAGTCCTTCTACAGGGATGCCCACGGTTCCCAGAGTCGCAAGAAGAACAACGAATGAAACTCCCGGAACGCCGGCAATTCCCTTCGAAGTGACCATTAACACAAGCATGAGTGTAAGCTGCTGTGTAATCGTTAAATCGATGCCGTACATCTGAGCGATGAACAAGGCTGCAAGTGCCTGGTAGAGCGTGGAGCCGTCCAAGTTAAAGGAATATCCAGTCGGAATGACGAAAGAAGTGATGGCTTTCGGACAGCCGAAGCGCTCCATCTTCTCCATAATACGGGGAAGAACCGTTTCAGAGCTCGACGTAGAGAAGCCCAATATTAATTCATCTTTTAGTAAACGTATGATATGGAAAATGTTCACTCCGACAATTTTCGCCGTAATTCCAAGAACAACAAGTACAAAGAAAATCATCGTTGCATAAACCAAAATCATCAGCTTGCCCAGCGGAATCAAAGAATCAAGTCCGAATTTGGAAACGGTAATCCCGATCAGCGCAAACACGCCGAACGGAGCAAATTTCATTACTTGGTTTGTTACATAAAACATGGTGTCAGCTGCTCCCTGGAAAAAGGCGAGCACTGGTTTGCCGCGTTCTCCTACTGCTGCTACCCCTAATCCGAACATAACGGAGAAGAAAATAATCGCAAGCATGTCTCCTTCTACGAAGGCTTTAAATATATTGGAAGGGACAATATTGACAAATGTATCGGCAAATCCATGGCTTTCTACCCCTTCAGCTGTATCCACGTAACTCGAAATATCGGTTTTTTCAAGCCCGTTTTTGTCAACTCCCGCTCCGGGCTGAAAAATATTGGCTGAAAGCAATCCTATAACAATCGCAATGGTTGTAATGATTTCAAAATATATAATCGTTTTACCGCCAAGCTTTCCGAGCTTTTTTGTGTCTCCAACGCTTGCAACACCAACGATAATGCTCGAGATCACGATTGGAATCACGATCATTTTAATTAATCGAAGAAAAATATCTCCAATAGGCTGCAAATAGCTTACAATAGCCGGATTTCCATAGAATATGGCCCCTACCGCTATCCCAAGTGCAAGTCCTATTAATATTTGCCATGCTAAACTGATTTTTTTCACATAGAACAACCCCTTTACTATGATAATTAATCCAAAAAAAGAAGAAAATGGGAAATAAGGGTTTAGATTCGGACAAAAAGATTAGTGCACGCTGATAGTACACTATCTTATATGATAATTTGTTTTTTTACAATACAAATTTCGACATAATTTTCACAATTCAGAAAGAGAAACCGAGATTATCAGGTTTCCTTACTTGTATTCAGAAATAATTTTGAAAAGCGGATCCCCTTCCTGCCTTCACTGCCATTTCTTCGTCTGCAGAAAAACCGCTCCTCCGACTCCGATTACAAGAAGAAAGGCCATTAGAACCGCGATAAAAAAATGACCTTTCATGAGCGCTTCATCTTTTTCCATTTCATCCCGCTTTAGCGCCGGGGTTATCCCCTGACCATCGGGTACCGCTGATTCCAGTTTAGCGGAGGCCAGCTTCCTTCCGTCTTCTCCTTTAACAAAGAGTTCATTTGCCTTGCTTACCTCTGAAGTAATATGCTCCCCTTTATGCTTTGTATAGTACACCGCATGATTCAGCTGAAGAGGCTGCTGCCGGTCATTTTTCAGCGTAGCGGTTGGCCGGATTTCTCCTGTTTCAAAACGGCCGAAACCAAAATCAAGAAGCTTTTTCGTGTCATCATACGTTCCCTGGTCATTCGGGGACTTCATTGTAACCGTAATCAGACTAAGGCCATTCCGTTCTGCGGCCGTCACCAGCGTATACCCTGCTTGAGAAACAAACCCGTTTTTGCCGCCGGTTACCCCATCATAACGCTGCTGCATCATCATTTTGTGATGAGTAAAAATGGTCGTATTCCACGTTTCTCCTTCCCACTTTAACGATTTCGTGCCAAATATTTTAGCAAATTCTCTATTTTTCAACGCGTATTTTGTAATTTTAGCCATATCTTCCGCCGTTGTCCGGTGTTCAGGATCGAAAAGGCCATTCGGATTTTTAAAATTTGTGTTAGACGTCCCTATTTCTGTTTGCAAATAACGATTAAGGTCATGAGAAAATCCGCTCACACTGCCGCTTAGATGCTCTGCAATCGCTACAGCCGCATCATTTCCCGAATTAATCAGCATTCCCTGAATGAGCCGCTCCAGCGTCACTTTTTCCCCTTCTTCAAGAAAAACCTTTGTTCCATCCGTATTCCGGGCATTTTTACTGACTGTCACTTCTCCATTTAAATCCCCATGTTCGATTGCATAAATGGCCGTGGCAATTTTGGTAATACTTGCCGGGTACATAGAGGACTGACTATTTTTCTGATACAAGATTTGACCTGTTTTAGCGTCTATTAATACGGCCGAATCGCTGTTCAAAAGCAAATCATCTTTTTCTTTCCCGTTTGCTTTTGCCGGATGAGCTATAACAGATAAAGTAAAAATGGCAATGATCAAATGCAGAAACCGCTTCATGACTTATTCTCCTTGTCTATACCGTTCGCTTTTTCTCCAGTAGAATATCAGCTTACTTTTTTGAAAACAATGTAAATATATAGAACAGAATGCATATTCTTTCACGCAGAATCAATATATGGAAATAGTTCTAACGAACGAAATAGGAACCGCACTTAAAAAAGCCGAGTTCCTATTCCAATAAAATATTCAAGTTTTATTCAAATTTCCGTCCTGCATTCTGCCCTTGTATATATCGGATTGCCTCACCGTCAGTGGCTGCAGGCAATTCAAAGGTTTGCTGATAGGCTTCCGCCCCTTTTCCAGTTACTACAATCCAATCCTCCGGAGTCGAAAGACTCATCATGTGCTGAATAGCCAGTGTACGGTCCCGCATAACAGAGCCCTTTTCATTGCCGAACTGGTTCTGGAGATTTTCTAGTTCAGCCGTCATATCCTCCTCTTTTGTCCCATTCAAATCATCCAGAGTCAGAATATACCGGTCGCTTAATTCAGAGGACAGTTTCACCATCTCCCACCGTTTTGATTCATCTCTTCCCCCCCTGAATCCAAAAACGTGATAGACGTTTACTGCTCCGCATTCTCTTGCCGTTTTCAGACAGTGAAGCAAAGCATCTGCCGTATGGGCGTAATCCACCACAAATGTAGGCTGATGATCTTTTTTATATATTTCATTCCTTCCGGGAACTCCGGGAAATGTCATAAGGGCGTCCTGAATCCCTCTTTCATCGAGTCCCATTTTCAAGGCGCTCAG is a window encoding:
- a CDS encoding amino acid permease, with translation MEEKKWGFWLLSAFVIGNMVGSGIFMLPSTLAQMASPLGVAAAWLVTGFGVLMIALVFGNLSIRKPELTGGPQSYAKAMFRSEKAGKMAGFSMVWGYWVANWISNVAIITSFAGYLSTFLPIMKDSTVLFTIGPQDFEKGRLLTFAVCTILLWGTHTILVNNLNAAGRLNFAATASKVIGFMLFIGAALFAFQGASTGQWYFDVQSASGEPQGLFKQVQLAAVSTLWAFVGIESAVILSGRARSQADVKKATIFGLIVALSIYMITTLLTMGVIPKDELMQSDKPFVDVLALFLGNGGGIAMAILALISLFGSTLGWILMSSEVAYQAAKSGIFPKVFGKNNKKGSPVVSLTITNIMSQLFIFSVISGTISEAYTFLTTSATLAYLIPYLVSSVYYLKLVLKGESFNEIKGSRVKEGIIASLALLYSIYVIVSGTSDLTTFFLGIGLFLVGFIVYPLLNRGKANRPLKTDS
- a CDS encoding cation:dicarboxylase symporter family transporter, which translates into the protein MKKISLAWQILIGLALGIAVGAIFYGNPAIVSYLQPIGDIFLRLIKMIVIPIVISSIIVGVASVGDTKKLGKLGGKTIIYFEIITTIAIVIGLLSANIFQPGAGVDKNGLEKTDISSYVDTAEGVESHGFADTFVNIVPSNIFKAFVEGDMLAIIFFSVMFGLGVAAVGERGKPVLAFFQGAADTMFYVTNQVMKFAPFGVFALIGITVSKFGLDSLIPLGKLMILVYATMIFFVLVVLGITAKIVGVNIFHIIRLLKDELILGFSTSSSETVLPRIMEKMERFGCPKAITSFVIPTGYSFNLDGSTLYQALAALFIAQMYGIDLTITQQLTLMLVLMVTSKGIAGVPGVSFVVLLATLGTVGIPVEGLAFIAGIDRLLDMGRTVVNIIGNSLAAVVISKWEGEYKPVPLEEAKRTA
- a CDS encoding D-alanyl-D-alanine carboxypeptidase family protein, with amino-acid sequence MKRFLHLIIAIFTLSVIAHPAKANGKEKDDLLLNSDSAVLIDAKTGQILYQKNSQSSMYPASITKIATAIYAIEHGDLNGEVTVSKNARNTDGTKVFLEEGEKVTLERLIQGMLINSGNDAAVAIAEHLSGSVSGFSHDLNRYLQTEIGTSNTNFKNPNGLFDPEHRTTAEDMAKITKYALKNREFAKIFGTKSLKWEGETWNTTIFTHHKMMMQQRYDGVTGGKNGFVSQAGYTLVTAAERNGLSLITVTMKSPNDQGTYDDTKKLLDFGFGRFETGEIRPTATLKNDRQQPLQLNHAVYYTKHKGEHITSEVSKANELFVKGEDGRKLASAKLESAVPDGQGITPALKRDEMEKDEALMKGHFFIAVLMAFLLVIGVGGAVFLQTKKWQ